The window CTGATTTGTGCCTACCGTTTATTTAACAGCGAAGTAGAGCTTTCCATTTCTACCCGCGAAACCATGGCCTTCAGAAACCAGGTAATCAAACTTGGCATCACCGCCATCAGTGCAGGTTCAAAAACCAATCCGGGTGGTTATCAGGTAGAGCCGCAATCGTTAGAGCAGTTTGAAATATCAGACGAGCGTTCGTCACAGGAAATTGCGGCCATGATCAGAAAACAGGGCTACGAACCCATTTGGAAAGACTGGGATATGAGTTTGATCAACAAATCATGTTAATAAAAGAAGAACAACAACGCTACCAGCGGCAAATGCTATTGCCCGAATTTGGGCTTGAAGGGCAGGAAAAACTGAAAGCCGCCAAAGTACTGGTTATCGGCGCCGGCGGATTGGGTTGCCCCGTACTGCAATACCTGGCAGCGGCGGGCGTAGGCGAAATAGGTATTGTAGATGATGATGTGGTAGAGTTGAGTAACCTGCACCGGCAAATCCTATTTAATGCTGCCGATATTGGCCTGTCAAAAGCCACTGTGGCCTGCGCAAAACTAAAACTGCTAAATCCCCATCTTAGCCTAAACAGCTACGTACAAAGATTCGATGCCACCTGCGCCAAAGATATTTGCAGTCCTTACAATCTGGTAGTAGATTGTTCTGATAATTTCGATACCCGTTACCTTGTTAACGATACCTGTGTGGCCTTGGGCAAAACCCTTGTATTTGGATCAATATTAAGATTTGAAGGACAAATTGCCGTTTTTAACCATAACGGCGGGGTAAATTACAGGGATTTATACCCCGAGCCACCCAGCGAAGATATTAGCTGTGCCGATGGTGGGGTAATAGGCACCCTACCCGGCCTCATTGGTTTATACATGGCCAACGAAACCATTAAACTTATTTGTGAAGTAGGCCAAACCCTGGCCGACAAACTCATGAGTGTTGATCTGTTAAACAATACCAGCTACGTGTTTAGCATTAAAGCCGATACAACGGCAACAAACAATAAGCCTACTCAAATAAAAAACGAACCGCCCATAAAAGAAATAGACCGTCAAACCTTAACGACCTGGCTGGAAACAAAACCCAAAGAGGTTTGCTTAATCGATGTACGCGAAGCCTACGAGCACGAAGAACACAACATTGGAGGGATGCATATTTCCCTATACGATTTAAACAACGCTATCGACCGTATTCCGGCTGGCAGGCAGGTGGTATGTTACTGCCAAACAGGCCAAAAGAGTAAAATGGCGGCTAAGTTGCTCCAACCGTATTATAACGGTGAAGTGTATAGCTTGAAAGGTGGAGTTTAAGTTAAATCCATATGCTGATCCGATGTAAAATATAGACAGGGTGACGATAGAGAGGTGATCACTTTCCTAATCCGTCATTCCGCGTAGGGCGCAGAAAACCCAATCCGTCATGCTGAATTTATTTCAGCATCTCTCCATTGCGCAGCTTAGTTAAGAAGAGCCCCTGAAACACTCGTCCGATCAGGCGGGCGGAAGTCAAAGTGACGTATAGTGAAGGCCTGCGGCAGCGGTAAATACCGCACTTTCGTTCGGTTTTAGAAATACCATCTGCTTAGCAGAAGTAACTTTACCAAAGCCGGCAACAACCTTTACACTTGTTTTATCGTTATCGAGCCCGATATGAAACGAGGCACCCAATACCTTGATGCTAACTGCGCCCGAACTAACAATAAATGGGTGTTTATGGTCTTTGGCCACCTTAAAAAAAGCCCCCCTTTTACTAAGGTTACAGCCCTTACCTGATGCGCAAAACGCTGCGGATAGCGAAACGTTGAATGAGCTGCAAGGTACACTACACTTCCATCAGCCAGCTTTACCGAATCGGTAGCAGCCGCTGTACTGAGTGTAACTTCTTTCGGGTTAATTTTAGCATTTAACAAAATCCCTGCACCCACGATAAGCACAACCAGCGCAGCCGCAGCGTACTTGATGTAGCTCGTCCACGATTTGGCAAAATGGGCCTGTTTTTTAATCTGGGTATATATGCCTGCAGAAACCGCTGCTTTTTTACCCATCTGCTCCCCATCCCATTCGGCACGCTGGTATTCTTCGCTAAAGAAATGATCGAGCAATCTTCTTTCTGCTTCAGTAATGGTTCCCTTTTCTTCTTTTTCTACCAGGTACTCCAGGTAGTGCATTTCTTTTTCGATCATAGTACTAATATTCGTGTATAAGTACCAAATGAGTCAAAATAGTACTATTGCTGCCTGTTATTAAATCGTTAAGCTATGTTTAAGCAGTATTAACAGGTAAATGCCAAAAGGCATAATAAGTCCCGATGTTTCGTTGGTATGAAACCTCAATTGCTTTAAAGCTGATGTAAGCTGGTTTTTAACCGTTTGTTTAGAGAGGTTAAGTACTTTGGCAATTTCATCAATATCCATCTCCTGTATTTTGCTCATTACCAAAATCTCTTTCCTTTTTTCGGGCAGGCGCTGCAGCAGTCCGTACAGCTGATCCATCAGTTCCGTTTCGAGTGTACCCACATTATCGATCAGGTAATTTTCAAAATTATCTTCCATAATGGTGGTATCCGTCTTTTTCCGCCGATATTCTTTTAAAATCTGGTTTTTAGCGGCCCTAAACAGGTAATTTTCTATCGAAACAATGTTTACTTCGGTCTTGCGCGCCCACAGATCAGTAAAAATATCCTGCACAAAATTCTGCGAAAGAGACTCATCCCTGGTCATCCGAAAACAGAATGCATACAGTTTCTCCCAATGGCGGATATAGATGTATTCAAATTCTTTCAAGCAGATCATAGGGGATGATTAATTTTTAAGCCTAAGAAATGAAAAAGATGTGGCCTGAATTTTACTTGAAGGTTATGTTTTAATTAAATTTTGGCGTTTAGCCGGCATGTTCCGAGAGAGAAAGCTAGCCGAGCCAGCTTTTTTTAAGCTACCCAACCGAAAAGTAAATGCCCAAACAGGCTTTTGAACTAAATAGTCGATTTTCAGGCAATTATACCCGATTTTCTACCTTTTATTTAAGGATTTTCATCTTTTTTTAAAGTAGAATATAGCAGTTTTGATTTAACCAAACCCATATCCTTTCCGGCTTCGGGGAAGATATGAAAACCTTATAGGCAGGCTGTCCCCAAAAGCAGGCTTATAAAACAAATTAACCAAAACGATTAATTATGAAAAAACCACTACTTCACAAACATGGCTTTCTGAAGGTTTACCAGGCTTCGATCCCAATTCCTTTCGGCTGTTTGTTACCAGGCGTACTGTTGCCCCTGCAACCTTACCACCGAACGTACCTAACAGCACTATTATGCGGTGATGCCAAAATCCTAATGTTTCCAGTTCAAGGCCAAAATTTACAACCGAATTAAGCAAGCCCCCAAATTTTAAAGGTAAAAACAGTTAAACAGTTTACCCGGTGCATAACACCATGAAGAGCAGCTACAAGCCCTTTTCATGCTGTTGATGTAATAGCCACAATAGTGGCCCGGTAATTTATTGCCCTGCCGAAAGGTGTGGGTGGATCTGTATTGCTGTTTTTAAATAGACAAGCCAACAAACATGATATAAAATGAACAAAAAAAATCAAGCATTGGATCCATACCTAAACCCGTTTCAACCGGTATGTTTATTTAAAAACATCCCCAAAAAAATGGGTTTATTTTTAGTGCTATCCACCATGATTAACTGTGCAGTTAACCTTAAATCGTACGGAAAAAGCGCAGTTAACCCGGTTGGCATCTGCTTTCAGGATACCACCAAAAAAGCAAAACAGCCAGCTGCCATCGATTCGGTGGTATTGGTAAGCTATGTATCCAAAAGAAATACAGATACCGTAAAACTCAATCAGGTAAGCAAATATCCTTTTATCTCCCTGCAACAAGCCTTAAAAAGCAATACTAAAGGCTTGTATGTGCAGGAAATTACCGGCGAGCCGGGCAGTGCCAACCAATCGATGCTGTTACGAGGCTTAAGCCGTCCTTTACTTTCTAAAACCAATGTTGCAGAATCGCAGCCTGCTGTTTTTATTAACGGTATTCCTTTAATCGGCGATAATCCTTTTGTTTATAATGTACAGGAATACGATTTTTCGCCAATAGGGCCCGCCACCAATCTGTTATCTGCCATCGATCTCGATAACATCCAATCTATAAACGTAATCAGTAATTTGGCAGCCGTTTCTATTTATGGTCCGCGCGCTGCCAATGGCGCCATCTTAATTACCACCAAAAATGCACATCAGGGCAACCGCGAAATTTCGGTAAACAGCTATTTCGGTTTTGCCAGTAAAAACAAGGTAACCACCACCAATGGCCGCGACGAAAGCCTGTTGCGTAGTATTTTTTACAATAAGTATGCTAAGCCCGAAGATTTCGACAAATACCCGGCTTACCTGGCCGATGCCACTAACGAAAACTATTACGGCCGTTCAGACTGGACCGACCTGTACTACAAAAACGCAGCACTGCATACCATCAATGCCAGCATAACCGGTGGAACCTCGCGATCTAACTTCAGATTTTTTGCCGGCAATACTTCTAACGCAGGCAATGCCGACGATACGCGCCTGAACCGCTACAATGCAGCTTTCTTTATCAATGTACTGCCGCTGAAATGGCTCACCATCTCAACCATGGTTAATGCTACCCGCCTTAACCGCGACCGCAACCGCTCATTGCGCGATCGTTTTGCAGAAATGCAATACGTACCCGACCTCATTAGCCCCATAGCTCCAAATAAAACCATTTATGGCAATTACCTAAGCGAGTACGAAAACAAAACCATCGATAACAATATCAACAATGTA is drawn from Pedobacter sp. HDW13 and contains these coding sequences:
- a CDS encoding HesA/MoeB/ThiF family protein, producing MLIKEEQQRYQRQMLLPEFGLEGQEKLKAAKVLVIGAGGLGCPVLQYLAAAGVGEIGIVDDDVVELSNLHRQILFNAADIGLSKATVACAKLKLLNPHLSLNSYVQRFDATCAKDICSPYNLVVDCSDNFDTRYLVNDTCVALGKTLVFGSILRFEGQIAVFNHNGGVNYRDLYPEPPSEDISCADGGVIGTLPGLIGLYMANETIKLICEVGQTLADKLMSVDLLNNTSYVFSIKADTTATNNKPTQIKNEPPIKEIDRQTLTTWLETKPKEVCLIDVREAYEHEEHNIGGMHISLYDLNNAIDRIPAGRQVVCYCQTGQKSKMAAKLLQPYYNGEVYSLKGGV
- a CDS encoding FecR domain-containing protein → MIEKEMHYLEYLVEKEEKGTITEAERRLLDHFFSEEYQRAEWDGEQMGKKAAVSAGIYTQIKKQAHFAKSWTSYIKYAAAALVVLIVGAGILLNAKINPKEVTLSTAAATDSVKLADGSVVYLAAHSTFRYPQRFAHQVRAVTLVKGGLFLRWPKTINTHLLLVRAQLASRYWVPRFISGSITIKQV
- a CDS encoding RNA polymerase sigma factor produces the protein MICLKEFEYIYIRHWEKLYAFCFRMTRDESLSQNFVQDIFTDLWARKTEVNIVSIENYLFRAAKNQILKEYRRKKTDTTIMEDNFENYLIDNVGTLETELMDQLYGLLQRLPEKRKEILVMSKIQEMDIDEIAKVLNLSKQTVKNQLTSALKQLRFHTNETSGLIMPFGIYLLILLKHSLTI